A portion of the Malania oleifera isolate guangnan ecotype guangnan chromosome 3, ASM2987363v1, whole genome shotgun sequence genome contains these proteins:
- the LOC131151878 gene encoding large ribosomal subunit protein uL14 isoform X2: MSKRGRGGSAGNKFRMSLGLPVAATVNCADNTGAKNLYIISVKGIKGRLNRLPSACVGDMVMATVKKGKPDLRKKVMPAVIVRQRKPWRRKDGVYMYFEDNAGVIVNPKGEMKGSAITGPIGKECADLWPRIASAANAIV; this comes from the exons ATGTCGAAGCGAG GTCGTGGAGGGTCGGCTGGAAACAAGTTCAGAATGTCGCTGGGTCTGCCAGTCGCAGCAACTGTGAACTGTGCGGACAACACTGGCGCTAAGAATCTCTACATTATTTCAGTGAAGGGGATCAAGGGCCGGTTGAATCGGTTGCCTTCGGCGTGTGTTGGGGACATGGTGATGGCTACTGTGAAGAAAGGGAAGCCTGATCTCCGTAAGAAGGTCATGCCCGCAGTCATTGTTCGCCAGCGCAAGCCATGGCGCCGAAAGGATGGCGTCTACATGTACTTTGAAG ATAATGCGGGTGTTATCGTGAATCCTAAAGGTGAAATGAAGG GTTCTGCCATAACTGGTCCAATTGGTAAGGAGTGTGCTGATTTATGGCCAAGGATTGCTAGTGCCGCTAATGCAATTGTCTAA
- the LOC131151878 gene encoding large ribosomal subunit protein uL14 isoform X1 has product MSKRGRGGSAGNKFRMSLGLPVAATVNCADNTGAKNLYIISVKGIKGRLNRLPSACVGDMVMATVKKGKPDLRKKVMPAVIVRQRKPWRRKDGVYMYFEGPYHNFLPFLRTYEYFFHICCCYRCEVLIFCWITCYANLVRLLALFCC; this is encoded by the exons ATGTCGAAGCGAG GTCGTGGAGGGTCGGCTGGAAACAAGTTCAGAATGTCGCTGGGTCTGCCAGTCGCAGCAACTGTGAACTGTGCGGACAACACTGGCGCTAAGAATCTCTACATTATTTCAGTGAAGGGGATCAAGGGCCGGTTGAATCGGTTGCCTTCGGCGTGTGTTGGGGACATGGTGATGGCTACTGTGAAGAAAGGGAAGCCTGATCTCCGTAAGAAGGTCATGCCCGCAGTCATTGTTCGCCAGCGCAAGCCATGGCGCCGAAAGGATGGCGTCTACATGTACTTTGAAGGTCCTTATCATAACTTTCTTCCCTTTCTTCGTACTTAcgaatatttttttcatatttgctGTTGTTATCGCTGTGAAGTTCTTATTTTTTGTTGGATTACATGCTATGCGAATTTAGTGCGATTATTAGCTCTATTCTGCTGCTAA